In Phocoena phocoena chromosome 12, mPhoPho1.1, whole genome shotgun sequence, the following proteins share a genomic window:
- the GJA1 gene encoding gap junction alpha-1 protein, which yields MGDWSALGKLLDKVQAYSTAGGKVWLSVLFIFRILLLGTAVESAWGDEQSAFRCNTQQPGCENVCYDKSFPISHVRFWVLQIIFVSVPTLLYLAHVFYVMRKEEKLNKKEEELKAQTDDRNLEMHLKQIEIKKFKYGIEEHGKVKMRGGLLRTYIISILFKSVFEVAFLLIQWYVYGFSLSAVYTCKRDPCPHQVDCFLSRPTEKTIFIIFMLVVSLVSLGLNIIELFYVFFKGVKDRVKGKNDPYHTTSSPLNHAKDCGSPKYAYFNGCSSPTAPLSPMSPPGYKLVTGDRNNSSCRNYNKQASEQNWANYSAEQNRMGQAGSTISNSHAQPFDFPDDHQNSKKLDAGHELQPLAIVDQRPSSRASSRASSRPRPDDLEI from the coding sequence ATGGGGGACTGGAGTGCCTTAGGCAAACTCCTTGACAAGGTTCAAGCCTATTCTACCGCTGGAGGGAAGGTGTGGCTGTCAGTCCTTTTCATTTTCCGAATCCTGCTACTGGGAACAGCAGTTGAGTCAGCCTGGGGTGATGAGCAGTCTGCCTTTCGCTGTAACACTCAACAACCTGGTTGTGAAAACGTCTGCTATGACAAATCTTTCCCAATCTCTCATGTGCGTTTCTGGGTCCTGCAGATCATATTTGTGTCTGTTCCCACACTCTTGTACCTGGCTCATGTGTTCTACGTGATGCGAAAGGAAGAGAAACTGAACAAGAAAGAGGAGGAACTCAAAGCCCAAACTGATGATAGGAATTTGGAGATGCACTTGAAGCAGATTGAAATAAAGAAGTTCAAGTATGGCATCGAAGAGCATGGCAAGGTGAAAATGCGAGGGGGTTTGCTGCGAACCTACATCATCAGTATCCTCTTCAAGTCTGTCTTTGAGGTAGCCTTCCTGCTGATCCAGTGGTACGTCTATGGATTCAGTTTGAGTGCTGTTTACACTTGTAAAAGAGATCCCTGCCCGCATCAGGTGGACTGCTTCCTTTCTCGTCCCACAGAGAAAACCATCTTCATCATCTTCATGCTGGTCGTGTCCTTGGTGTCTCTTGGCTTGAACATCATCGAACTCTTCTATGTCTTCTTCAAGGGTGTTAAGGATCGCGTGAAGGGAAAGAATGATCCTTACCACACTACCAGCAGCCCACTGAACCACGCCAAAGACTGTGGATCTCCAAAATATGCTTATTTCAATGGCTGCTCCTCCCCAACCGCTCCCCTCTCACCCATGTCTCCTCCCGGGTACAAGCTGGTTACCGGAGACAGAAACAATTCTTCCTGTCGCAATTACAACAAACAAGCAAGTGAGCAAAACTGGGCTAATTACAGTGCAGAACAAAATCGAATGGGGCAGGCAGGAAGCACCATCTCTAACTCCCACGCACAGCCTTTTGATTTCCCTGATGACCACCAGAATTCTAAAAAGCTCGATGCTGGCCATGAACTACAGCCTCTAGCCATTGTGGACCAGCGACCTTCCAGCAGAGCCAGCAGTCGTGCCAGCAGCCGACCTCGGCCTGATGACCTAGAGATCTAG